In Symmachiella dynata, the following are encoded in one genomic region:
- the purH gene encoding bifunctional phosphoribosylaminoimidazolecarboxamide formyltransferase/IMP cyclohydrolase, whose translation MSAPRRALVSVSDKTDLVPFISGLVELGFEIISTGGTRRTLHDAGVPVMDISEYTKFPEIMNGRVKTLHPKVHGAILGRPDLADDQAAMAEHGIIPFELVVCNLYPFEETVAREGVTVAEAIEQIDIGGPSMIRSSAKNHAYVGVVTSAAQYNSVLSALKAGPLSEELRRKLAAAAFEMTARYDRAIANYMAGVTAESDEDAETFPQTLSLDYERRATLRYGENPHQQAAFYVEPRAGESTLAATQQLHGKELSYNNLLDLDAALELVREFTTPAAVVLKHNNPCGAAIGDSLAAAFEAAYAGDPISAFGSIIGFNRPVDLATAEQMCDPGKFVEAIIAPGFDDDAFEALTTRPKWKANVRLMSCPALAEQRPESFATRTVGGGVLVQTRDDRPEDPAQWQVVTERQPTDEERTTLDFAWKICKHVKSNAIVFAKQGAVVGVGAGQMSRLDSAFIAAHKSEGRAVGGVVASDAFFPFRDGVDEAAKAGITAVIQPGGSRRDDEVIAACNEHGMTMIFTGCRHFRH comes from the coding sequence ATGTCCGCCCCCCGTCGCGCGTTAGTCAGTGTCAGCGATAAGACCGATCTGGTCCCTTTTATTTCCGGATTGGTGGAACTCGGTTTCGAGATCATCTCGACCGGTGGCACGCGGCGCACGCTGCACGATGCGGGGGTGCCGGTGATGGATATTTCGGAGTACACGAAATTCCCCGAGATCATGAACGGCCGCGTGAAGACGCTGCACCCCAAGGTGCACGGGGCGATTTTGGGACGGCCCGATTTGGCTGACGACCAAGCGGCGATGGCGGAGCATGGGATTATTCCGTTTGAGTTGGTCGTCTGCAATTTGTATCCCTTTGAAGAGACCGTTGCCCGCGAGGGAGTGACCGTTGCCGAAGCCATCGAGCAGATCGACATCGGCGGCCCGAGCATGATTCGGTCATCGGCCAAGAATCACGCCTACGTGGGGGTCGTGACGAGTGCCGCTCAATACAATTCGGTCTTGTCCGCTCTCAAAGCTGGTCCGCTGTCTGAAGAGTTGCGGCGGAAGTTGGCAGCGGCGGCGTTTGAAATGACGGCCCGCTATGACCGAGCCATCGCCAACTACATGGCGGGTGTCACGGCCGAGAGTGACGAGGATGCAGAAACCTTTCCACAGACTTTGTCGCTCGACTACGAGCGGCGGGCGACGTTGCGGTACGGTGAGAACCCGCATCAACAGGCGGCGTTTTACGTCGAACCCCGCGCCGGTGAATCCACATTGGCGGCGACCCAGCAATTGCACGGCAAGGAACTTTCGTACAACAACCTGTTGGATCTCGATGCGGCGTTGGAATTGGTCCGCGAGTTCACCACCCCGGCGGCAGTGGTCCTCAAACACAACAATCCTTGCGGCGCAGCCATTGGCGACAGCTTGGCGGCGGCGTTTGAAGCGGCCTATGCGGGCGACCCGATTAGCGCGTTCGGCTCGATCATCGGTTTCAATCGTCCGGTCGATTTGGCGACGGCGGAGCAGATGTGCGATCCGGGGAAATTTGTGGAAGCGATCATTGCTCCTGGTTTCGACGACGATGCATTCGAGGCGCTCACCACGCGTCCCAAATGGAAAGCGAACGTGCGGTTGATGAGTTGTCCCGCCTTGGCAGAGCAACGGCCGGAGAGTTTCGCCACGCGCACGGTCGGCGGGGGAGTTTTGGTGCAGACCCGCGATGATCGTCCGGAAGATCCCGCCCAGTGGCAGGTCGTCACCGAGCGGCAACCGACGGACGAGGAGCGGACGACACTCGATTTCGCTTGGAAGATTTGCAAGCACGTTAAATCCAACGCCATCGTATTCGCCAAACAAGGAGCGGTCGTCGGTGTGGGAGCCGGGCAAATGAGCCGGTTGGATTCGGCGTTCATTGCCGCCCACAAATCCGAAGGGCGTGCCGTGGGGGGCGTGGTCGCTTCCGACGCGTTTTTCCCCTTCCGTGATGGAGTCGACGAGGCAGCCAAGGCGGGGATCACTGCGGTGATTCAACCGGGCGGTTCGCGGCGGGACGACGAAGTCATTGCGGCTTGCAACGAACATGGCATGACGATGATCTTCACCGGCTGCCGACATTTCCGGCATTAA
- a CDS encoding right-handed parallel beta-helix repeat-containing protein, whose protein sequence is MPCVTRAAEPLAVIGTNEPVGCLESPEPNQTKRLIIDESGTYENQLIDGEWYDGNLVKIRADNVILRHCEIRNSRSNGIFVSGKNVTIESCKIHHCLAGSFLRQQDAHGITGSPRNLTIRNCEIYYVSGDAVQFDPDRNKWDDVTIENCTFWTGPLKEAAADFLAGERPGENAIDTKCADNQPRAHLDVKNSLFYGWGSGQIKNQSALNLKEHINATVENCVFRDNDICFRLRGSEKNTLVSVSDCAVYNSKIVFRLEDQIRDLVINGLAIGDGVGKEFEKVNMRGRSYRNINQGYAPPYERALRFGLKQAAAPQEPTESSSVPEPTTNETGQRPLRSYLPGGSWRTVLAVAIVLLMPFLGIAFYVIASGRRKVFKQVLGEAFQRMFSRQ, encoded by the coding sequence GTGCCCTGTGTCACGCGCGCCGCGGAGCCGTTGGCGGTCATTGGCACGAACGAACCGGTTGGCTGCCTAGAATCGCCTGAACCGAATCAGACCAAGCGGCTGATCATTGACGAATCGGGCACCTACGAAAACCAACTGATCGACGGCGAATGGTACGACGGGAACCTCGTTAAAATTCGCGCGGACAATGTGATCTTGCGGCATTGCGAGATTCGGAATTCTCGCAGCAACGGAATTTTTGTGAGCGGCAAAAACGTCACGATCGAATCATGCAAAATCCACCATTGCTTAGCAGGCAGCTTTTTGAGGCAACAAGACGCGCATGGAATTACCGGCAGTCCGCGAAACCTGACGATTCGCAACTGCGAAATTTACTATGTCTCCGGCGACGCCGTACAGTTCGACCCCGATCGCAATAAGTGGGATGACGTCACTATCGAGAACTGTACATTTTGGACCGGCCCCCTCAAAGAAGCAGCGGCTGACTTTCTAGCCGGCGAACGTCCCGGCGAAAATGCGATCGACACCAAATGCGCCGATAACCAGCCTCGCGCGCATCTGGATGTGAAAAACAGCCTGTTCTACGGTTGGGGAAGCGGCCAAATCAAAAATCAATCCGCTCTAAACCTCAAGGAACATATCAACGCCACCGTTGAGAACTGCGTGTTTCGCGACAACGACATTTGCTTTCGCCTGCGTGGCTCGGAAAAAAACACCTTGGTCTCCGTCAGCGACTGTGCCGTCTACAATTCCAAAATCGTGTTTCGCCTGGAAGATCAAATTCGCGACCTCGTGATCAACGGCTTGGCGATCGGCGATGGCGTGGGTAAGGAATTCGAGAAGGTCAATATGCGTGGGAGAAGCTATCGCAACATCAACCAAGGATATGCTCCGCCTTACGAACGCGCGCTACGGTTTGGCTTGAAACAGGCGGCGGCTCCGCAAGAACCAACCGAATCGTCCTCCGTACCGGAACCGACCACGAACGAAACCGGTCAGCGTCCATTAAGATCCTACTTGCCGGGTGGATCGTGGCGCACGGTCTTGGCAGTCGCCATTGTCCTGCTCATGCCCTTTCTGGGCATCGCGTTCTACGTGATTGCCTCAGGACGGCGTAAGGTTTTTAAGCAGGTCCTGGGAGAGGCGTTTCAGCGCATGTTCTCGCGGCAGTGA
- the murD gene encoding UDP-N-acetylmuramoyl-L-alanine--D-glutamate ligase — MFCERKSLPSGTSDDGTTPIQAANHRGLQTKFSTSLPGDDQRCKPPGRICPFRDQGKLVDVRVWQRSGHGFIVPSSIFKVMKTRMDYQGKRVTVMGLGGFGGGVGAVQFLAAQGAQVTIADLRSETELAESLAAIRDLPISAVHLGEHRAADFSNAEMIVASPAVPRTNRFLEIGRDAGAVVTSEMNLFWKHNRGKVVAVTGSNGKSTTAALIHALLTAAGRRCHLGGNIGHSLLPLVSEIAGDDIVVLELSSFQLEDLAPLHPQPDVAVVTNFTPNHLDRHGTLEAYRHAKQNIVAWQRSDQLAILNADDSDVMQWPTPARRLIVSAQPHDKPGIYREGDDAVYFDGCAAQRFPLAQWLPLPGAHNFQNALAAAGCAISLGATLTAVEAGLKSFQALPHRLQLVAEIDGRQFYDDSIATTPESVAAALQAFTAPIILLAGGYDKGIDLTDFARLIGTRCKAIALLGQTGEQLQTCLQAEGSAADFQRFGNLEEAVRWCHARATQGDVVLLSPGCASYDWFRDFRERGNAFTSLVNNHSGCKAG; from the coding sequence ATGTTTTGTGAGAGAAAATCGTTACCTAGTGGAACCAGCGACGATGGGACGACACCGATTCAGGCTGCCAACCACCGTGGGTTGCAAACCAAGTTCTCGACCAGCCTACCGGGCGACGATCAACGTTGCAAACCGCCGGGGAGAATTTGCCCTTTCCGCGACCAGGGGAAATTGGTAGACGTGCGTGTCTGGCAACGGTCCGGTCACGGATTTATCGTGCCGAGCAGCATTTTCAAAGTGATGAAGACGAGAATGGATTACCAAGGGAAACGTGTCACCGTCATGGGGTTGGGTGGTTTTGGTGGCGGAGTCGGTGCGGTCCAATTTTTGGCCGCCCAGGGCGCCCAGGTGACCATTGCCGACCTCCGCAGCGAAACGGAGCTGGCTGAGTCGCTCGCGGCGATTCGTGATCTGCCGATATCCGCTGTCCATCTGGGTGAACATCGCGCCGCTGACTTTTCAAACGCCGAAATGATCGTGGCCAGTCCGGCGGTCCCGCGCACGAATCGTTTTCTCGAGATCGGCCGTGACGCCGGTGCCGTAGTCACCAGCGAAATGAATCTGTTTTGGAAACACAATCGCGGCAAGGTCGTTGCCGTCACCGGCTCCAACGGCAAGTCGACAACCGCTGCGCTGATTCACGCCCTCCTCACCGCTGCCGGACGTCGCTGTCATTTAGGGGGCAATATCGGTCATAGCCTATTGCCGCTTGTTTCTGAGATCGCCGGCGACGACATAGTCGTCCTGGAGCTCAGCAGTTTTCAGTTGGAAGACTTGGCGCCGTTGCATCCGCAACCCGACGTCGCTGTTGTGACAAATTTTACTCCCAACCACCTCGACCGGCATGGCACGTTAGAGGCTTACCGCCACGCCAAACAAAACATCGTTGCCTGGCAACGCAGCGATCAGTTGGCGATTCTCAATGCCGACGACTCCGACGTTATGCAGTGGCCAACGCCTGCGCGGCGGTTGATTGTTTCCGCGCAGCCACACGACAAACCCGGCATCTATCGCGAGGGCGACGACGCGGTCTATTTTGACGGCTGCGCCGCACAACGTTTTCCGCTCGCTCAATGGTTGCCGTTGCCGGGAGCCCATAATTTTCAAAATGCACTGGCGGCTGCAGGTTGTGCGATATCGCTGGGTGCGACGCTCACCGCAGTGGAAGCGGGGTTGAAATCGTTCCAAGCCTTGCCGCACCGTTTGCAATTGGTCGCGGAGATCGACGGCCGACAGTTTTATGACGATTCGATTGCCACGACCCCCGAATCGGTGGCTGCCGCTTTGCAGGCCTTCACCGCTCCGATCATTCTGTTGGCCGGCGGGTACGACAAGGGGATTGACCTGACGGATTTCGCGCGGCTCATCGGCACGCGCTGCAAGGCAATCGCGCTGCTGGGGCAAACAGGTGAGCAATTACAGACCTGCCTGCAAGCCGAAGGATCCGCAGCCGATTTCCAGCGCTTTGGCAACTTGGAGGAGGCAGTGCGGTGGTGTCACGCGCGGGCTACTCAGGGTGATGTTGTGTTACTATCGCCCGGTTGTGCCAGTTATGACTGGTTTCGCGATTTCCGCGAACGCGGGAACGCCTTCACATCCCTAGTCAACAATCATTCAGGCTGCAAAGCCGGATAA
- a CDS encoding sodium:solute symporter family protein has protein sequence MSLLFAQAVPDVNKYMGLDIADWLVLCAYLVGVTAIGVWSYKKVHDMSDFFMGGRRFGKVFMMFFAFGAGTSSEQAVSVAAGSFRYGLAGIWYQFLWLWSTPFYWIVAPVMRRMRALTTSDFFESRYDTSTATLYSFLGITMSIVFIAGGLYGCGEMVEGLSGGINPETGRAYFPKEIAIAAMTVMFVLYGLAGGLGAAIITDFIQGVLTIIFSFLLLPFALNVAAQVAGTDGGFAALQAGIPGRPGDEMLGLTLTEEMTKSMGLEPITTFYVIALSLTGLVGIVVQPHIMGVCGAGKTEFEGRFGFTVGNFIKRFCTIAWTFTGLACIIIYLSPGSDYLSGEELTVLQDDPAAMTSFANQVFGRAAHDILPTISRGLVGLLMASLLAAVMSTCDAQMVVGSGLFTENIYRRFLVRNGSATHYLWAGRISGLAIVGLSLLMLTQFENVIQVLTRYIQPIPAFMGMSFWFGITWRGYTPKAVWASTLATATAWYLTTSHKPFQFIAALGDSEFLQRNIDYLPGLFRGWMYEFVPSIMLANLNDAGEIVSIKTSLPWQISIYLAAGAIAGIVVSLTTRRTPTEKLDHFFQLIRTPVRKGEEIETPCTLPEDHLPTETGKLIPLKDLEIPTPSVLGMVGFACAWAVVGGIIWLTMTLAKLGT, from the coding sequence ATGTCTCTGTTGTTCGCGCAGGCTGTCCCCGACGTCAATAAATATATGGGTTTGGATATCGCCGATTGGTTGGTGCTGTGCGCCTATTTGGTTGGTGTCACCGCCATTGGTGTTTGGTCCTATAAAAAAGTCCATGATATGTCCGACTTCTTTATGGGAGGTCGACGATTCGGCAAAGTGTTCATGATGTTCTTCGCCTTTGGTGCGGGTACCAGCAGCGAACAGGCGGTGAGCGTGGCGGCCGGTTCGTTTCGCTATGGGTTGGCGGGGATTTGGTATCAATTCCTGTGGTTGTGGTCCACGCCGTTTTATTGGATCGTCGCTCCCGTCATGCGCCGTATGCGGGCTTTGACCACCAGCGACTTCTTTGAATCCCGTTATGACACCTCGACGGCGACGTTGTATTCGTTTCTGGGAATCACTATGTCGATTGTCTTTATTGCCGGCGGTTTGTATGGCTGCGGCGAAATGGTGGAAGGGCTTTCCGGTGGGATCAACCCGGAAACCGGCCGCGCCTATTTTCCGAAGGAAATTGCCATCGCTGCCATGACGGTCATGTTTGTGTTGTACGGATTGGCCGGAGGGTTGGGAGCGGCGATTATCACCGACTTTATTCAAGGCGTGTTGACGATCATCTTCTCGTTTCTGTTATTGCCATTTGCTTTGAATGTCGCCGCACAAGTCGCCGGCACCGACGGTGGATTCGCTGCCTTGCAAGCGGGAATTCCGGGACGACCCGGGGACGAGATGTTGGGGCTGACGCTCACCGAAGAAATGACCAAAAGCATGGGGCTGGAACCGATCACAACGTTTTATGTGATCGCTCTGTCGCTGACCGGCTTGGTGGGGATTGTTGTGCAACCGCACATTATGGGTGTTTGTGGAGCGGGCAAAACTGAGTTTGAAGGGCGGTTTGGATTCACCGTCGGTAACTTCATCAAACGCTTTTGCACGATCGCTTGGACCTTCACCGGTTTGGCCTGCATCATTATTTACCTTTCGCCCGGCAGCGATTATCTCAGCGGCGAAGAGTTGACCGTCTTGCAAGACGATCCGGCTGCCATGACCAGTTTTGCCAATCAAGTGTTCGGTCGTGCGGCCCATGATATTCTGCCAACCATCAGCCGCGGTTTGGTGGGGTTGTTAATGGCGTCGTTGTTGGCTGCGGTGATGAGCACCTGTGATGCGCAAATGGTCGTCGGATCGGGGTTGTTCACGGAAAACATTTACCGGCGGTTCCTTGTGCGGAACGGCAGTGCAACCCATTACCTGTGGGCTGGGCGGATTTCCGGGTTGGCAATTGTGGGCCTGTCGTTGTTGATGCTCACGCAGTTTGAAAACGTGATTCAGGTGCTAACCCGATATATCCAACCGATCCCAGCATTCATGGGGATGTCATTTTGGTTCGGCATTACCTGGCGGGGATATACACCCAAGGCGGTTTGGGCATCGACGTTGGCGACGGCGACCGCTTGGTATTTGACGACATCGCACAAGCCGTTTCAATTCATTGCCGCCCTGGGAGATTCGGAGTTCCTGCAACGCAACATCGACTACCTGCCGGGCCTGTTCCGTGGTTGGATGTATGAGTTTGTCCCCAGTATTATGTTGGCGAATTTAAACGACGCCGGGGAGATCGTGTCCATTAAAACGAGCCTGCCGTGGCAGATTTCGATTTACTTGGCAGCCGGAGCTATTGCCGGAATTGTGGTGAGCCTAACCACGCGCCGCACACCGACGGAAAAACTGGATCATTTCTTCCAATTGATACGGACTCCCGTTCGTAAGGGTGAAGAAATTGAGACTCCTTGCACATTGCCTGAAGACCATCTGCCGACTGAAACTGGCAAACTGATTCCGCTAAAGGACTTGGAAATTCCCACTCCCAGTGTACTCGGCATGGTCGGATTCGCCTGTGCCTGGGCTGTGGTGGGCGGTATCATTTGGCTCACCATGACCTTGGCAAAACTCGGCACGTAA
- a CDS encoding mandelate racemase/muconate lactonizing enzyme family protein encodes MPHSVKSIETIWVDLPIRPVPARNMVREIPHWTLFEICIVTLDCGIVGFGETMVYYTWGESTVTDAAKNQVIGKHPAENMWDDSLGAGLQIALFDAAAKVLDAPLHQMLGRQVRDGCHLSWWDIDLPAADWISECELAISQGYTAFKSKGRPWWDLIEQTRQLCATLPDYFEVDMDFNGFGIDAAHCTRLLKEMEQFHHVVMFESPLPHHDVAGYKHLRQHTHVPLSMHTQTHIGDPSLEVAIREEMVDGFVLCGGATKIQREAHLCGQFNKSFFLQVVGTKIAAAFGLHLGAVLENARWPAVNCHQLFERDCVQQSIPVSNGLATVPNEPGLGIDLDEEAIELFRTEPQDKPYPHPELLIAIRWPAGTTTYYAHTAQFWEDWHAGRLPFFPRGVNLEHIANDGTASWKDLRSRALAGAVHSQSPPF; translated from the coding sequence ATGCCGCACTCCGTAAAAAGCATCGAAACCATCTGGGTTGATCTGCCTATAAGGCCGGTGCCGGCGCGGAACATGGTCCGGGAGATCCCGCACTGGACCTTGTTCGAGATCTGCATTGTCACGCTCGATTGCGGCATCGTCGGCTTCGGCGAGACGATGGTCTATTACACGTGGGGCGAAAGCACCGTCACCGATGCGGCCAAGAATCAGGTGATTGGCAAGCACCCGGCGGAAAACATGTGGGACGACTCACTCGGCGCCGGCTTGCAAATCGCCCTGTTCGACGCCGCCGCCAAGGTCCTCGATGCGCCGCTGCATCAAATGCTTGGGCGGCAAGTCCGCGATGGCTGCCATCTCTCTTGGTGGGACATCGACCTGCCCGCTGCGGATTGGATCAGCGAATGTGAATTGGCGATTTCCCAAGGGTACACCGCCTTCAAGTCCAAGGGCCGCCCCTGGTGGGACCTCATCGAACAAACGCGACAACTGTGCGCCACTCTGCCCGATTATTTCGAAGTCGACATGGATTTCAACGGGTTCGGCATCGATGCGGCGCATTGCACGCGATTGCTGAAGGAAATGGAACAGTTTCACCACGTGGTGATGTTCGAAAGCCCGTTGCCGCATCATGACGTTGCCGGGTATAAGCATTTGCGACAACACACACATGTGCCGCTGTCGATGCATACGCAAACACACATCGGCGACCCGTCGCTGGAAGTTGCGATTCGCGAAGAGATGGTCGATGGATTTGTGCTGTGCGGCGGGGCGACAAAAATCCAGCGTGAGGCCCATTTGTGCGGCCAGTTCAACAAGTCGTTTTTCCTGCAAGTCGTCGGCACGAAAATCGCCGCCGCCTTCGGTTTGCATCTGGGAGCCGTCTTGGAAAATGCCCGTTGGCCGGCGGTCAATTGTCATCAGCTTTTCGAACGTGATTGCGTTCAACAATCCATTCCTGTTTCCAACGGTCTGGCAACCGTTCCGAACGAGCCGGGCTTGGGGATCGATTTGGACGAAGAAGCCATCGAGTTATTCCGCACCGAGCCCCAGGACAAACCGTACCCGCATCCCGAGTTATTGATCGCCATTCGCTGGCCGGCGGGGACCACGACGTATTACGCGCATACCGCTCAGTTCTGGGAGGACTGGCATGCCGGGCGACTGCCGTTTTTCCCGCGCGGGGTCAACCTGGAGCACATCGCGAACGACGGCACGGCCTCATGGAAGGACCTACGCAGCCGCGCACTGGCCGGAGCGGTCCATAGCCAATCCCCACCGTTTTGA
- a CDS encoding DegT/DnrJ/EryC1/StrS family aminotransferase, with protein MSELALLGGPKTVQIPEPKWPMWNDEDRQAVNGVLESGNWWMYAVGDAELGGAEDKPQRSQVAQFEEEFAALHKVKHAFAVTSGSTALDICMRAIDLKPGDEVITTPYTFIASATCILNAGALPVFVDIDPDTFNIDPNRIEEAITDRTRAILPVYFAGEIADIEAILNIAQRHNLKVIEDSAQAPGVALEGDRYAGSFGEAGIFSFQASKTLNSGEGGIITTNSDEMAEIVWSLRHVGRTKESLWYEHHRIGWNARMTEFCAALLRTQLKKLPAQNSQRMATVERFFERIAGVEGFVPAKLHPKETHRGHYLVLFHYDAAAWDGLPREKFLEAINAEGVGAIAGYTFPTFDNPLFQKTDFCSPASVYMVGRDAPVDYRTFTEKCPVAIRACETEAVWMMHTPFLGTDAYIDQLADAVVKVRENYRDLL; from the coding sequence ATGAGTGAACTAGCCCTATTGGGTGGTCCCAAGACCGTACAGATTCCCGAGCCGAAATGGCCCATGTGGAATGACGAGGACCGGCAAGCGGTCAACGGGGTGTTGGAGAGCGGGAACTGGTGGATGTACGCTGTCGGCGATGCCGAACTGGGCGGGGCGGAGGACAAACCCCAGCGCAGCCAAGTGGCACAATTCGAGGAAGAATTCGCCGCGCTGCACAAGGTGAAACACGCCTTCGCCGTCACCAGCGGCTCGACGGCGCTCGATATCTGCATGCGAGCCATCGACCTCAAGCCGGGCGACGAGGTGATCACCACCCCCTATACGTTCATCGCCAGCGCCACTTGCATTCTCAATGCCGGCGCGCTGCCGGTATTTGTTGATATCGATCCTGACACGTTCAACATCGATCCCAATCGAATCGAAGAAGCGATCACCGACCGCACGCGGGCGATTCTGCCGGTTTATTTCGCCGGCGAAATCGCCGACATCGAAGCGATCCTGAATATCGCTCAGCGGCACAATTTGAAAGTCATTGAAGATTCCGCCCAGGCGCCCGGTGTCGCCCTGGAAGGCGATCGCTATGCCGGTTCCTTCGGCGAAGCGGGGATCTTTAGCTTTCAAGCTTCCAAGACGCTCAACAGCGGAGAAGGGGGGATCATCACCACCAACTCCGACGAAATGGCGGAGATCGTTTGGAGCCTACGGCACGTCGGCCGGACCAAGGAAAGCTTGTGGTACGAACATCACCGCATCGGCTGGAACGCGCGGATGACCGAATTCTGTGCAGCCTTGTTGCGGACCCAACTGAAAAAACTCCCCGCTCAAAACTCCCAACGGATGGCGACCGTCGAACGGTTCTTTGAACGCATCGCCGGAGTCGAAGGTTTCGTGCCGGCCAAATTGCATCCCAAAGAAACGCACCGCGGCCACTACCTGGTCCTGTTCCACTACGATGCCGCCGCCTGGGACGGCCTGCCCAGAGAGAAGTTCCTGGAAGCGATCAACGCCGAAGGGGTTGGCGCGATTGCCGGTTACACATTCCCCACCTTCGACAATCCGCTGTTCCAAAAAACTGATTTCTGTTCCCCCGCCTCGGTCTATATGGTCGGCCGCGACGCCCCGGTCGATTACAGAACATTCACCGAAAAATGCCCCGTCGCCATCCGCGCCTGCGAAACCGAAGCCGTCTGGATGATGCACACCCCGTTTTTAGGCACCGACGCATATATCGATCAACTGGCCGATGCGGTGGTGAAGGTGCGGGAGAATTATCGGGATTTGTTGTAG
- a CDS encoding YoaK family protein: MQVTSNTPVRTQLLLAALLATIAGYVDSYAVQKFAVFASFMSGNTTQTGLHAGLGQFAAAAHQFLPIPCFVAGVAVGAFLLEGELKKPVRRLCGLVAVMLAVSAVATRFGSLANTVSIIAASFGMGAMNTVLSQVGRQSVSLGFVSGDLNQIGRHLALAVRGTPLPDAVSAGNTRWRRAGVLAIVWLCFLTGAGLAGVWMLFLVEWTLIPPLIVLCYLAAFYRSPQSS; encoded by the coding sequence ATGCAAGTGACTTCAAACACTCCCGTGCGAACGCAGTTGTTATTGGCGGCCCTGCTGGCGACCATTGCCGGATATGTTGATTCGTATGCCGTTCAGAAGTTTGCGGTCTTTGCTTCTTTTATGAGTGGCAACACGACTCAGACCGGATTGCATGCGGGGCTGGGACAGTTTGCCGCCGCTGCACACCAGTTTTTGCCGATCCCCTGTTTCGTGGCCGGCGTTGCTGTTGGGGCATTCCTCCTGGAAGGCGAGCTGAAAAAACCGGTCCGCCGGTTATGTGGTTTGGTCGCTGTCATGCTGGCGGTCAGTGCGGTTGCGACTCGCTTCGGTTCGCTCGCAAACACGGTCAGCATCATCGCGGCCAGCTTTGGGATGGGAGCGATGAATACGGTCCTGTCGCAGGTGGGACGACAATCGGTGAGCCTGGGTTTCGTGTCGGGTGATTTGAATCAAATCGGCCGCCACTTGGCATTAGCGGTCCGAGGAACGCCGCTGCCCGATGCCGTCTCGGCAGGGAATACACGCTGGCGCAGGGCGGGTGTGCTGGCCATCGTGTGGTTGTGCTTTCTCACCGGTGCGGGACTGGCGGGCGTGTGGATGCTGTTTCTCGTAGAATGGACTCTGATCCCGCCCTTGATTGTCTTATGCTACTTGGCAGCTTTTTACCGCAGTCCACAGTCAAGTTGA
- a CDS encoding MauE/DoxX family redox-associated membrane protein produces MSDSTDTTQSAGGTLGWESFRFAVAALLFATAVIKIVNMAQILTGGGLLGTMPRLVAVTTFEAAVAVYLIVGNRCLAWLLTLTTFAIFVASTLYAISMDQPCDCFGGKLEPETVVVIDAVVLLLTACLRPRRWQVASPKLIRQLTVVTVVAGLVAGVAVWRYDVLLEKERSRLLVAEVLVGKPWPLNGQTDPRLSELDSGKWMILIARQDCGHCREMVARYFADPETHRPDERTAFFVFGGRDPQWRFQLDRVAFDPPSEALLSWPDGEPYVINPAIFLVDNGVVIDAAEGTESEQFLGSLLSGPEPATP; encoded by the coding sequence GTGAGCGATTCAACCGACACGACGCAATCGGCGGGCGGGACCTTGGGCTGGGAGTCTTTTCGCTTCGCAGTGGCTGCCTTGCTGTTCGCGACCGCCGTGATCAAGATCGTCAACATGGCACAAATCTTGACCGGTGGCGGCTTGCTGGGCACGATGCCGCGTCTGGTGGCCGTGACGACCTTCGAAGCGGCGGTGGCGGTCTATCTGATTGTCGGCAATCGGTGTTTGGCCTGGCTGCTGACGCTGACGACGTTCGCGATCTTTGTCGCATCGACGTTATATGCCATTTCGATGGATCAGCCTTGTGATTGCTTCGGCGGAAAATTGGAGCCTGAGACGGTCGTGGTCATCGACGCTGTCGTGTTGCTGCTGACGGCGTGTCTACGTCCGCGTCGCTGGCAGGTCGCTTCACCTAAGCTAATCCGACAACTGACGGTTGTGACCGTGGTGGCCGGTCTCGTTGCGGGGGTGGCGGTTTGGCGCTATGACGTTCTCTTGGAGAAAGAAAGGTCGCGCTTACTGGTGGCAGAGGTGCTGGTCGGCAAGCCATGGCCTCTGAACGGACAAACGGACCCGCGACTGTCGGAACTGGACAGCGGCAAATGGATGATCTTGATTGCGCGGCAGGACTGTGGTCATTGCCGAGAGATGGTCGCCCGATACTTTGCCGATCCGGAAACACATCGCCCCGACGAACGAACGGCATTTTTTGTTTTTGGCGGGCGCGATCCCCAGTGGCGATTTCAGCTGGACCGGGTCGCTTTCGATCCGCCAAGCGAAGCCCTGCTCAGTTGGCCAGACGGTGAGCCCTACGTCATCAACCCGGCAATCTTTCTGGTGGATAATGGCGTCGTTATAGACGCCGCCGAGGGGACAGAGTCCGAACAATTCTTAGGGTCACTATTGAGCGGTCCCGAACCGGCAACGCCATAG